The genomic DNA TACCGCGAAACGGGCGTCCCAGGAAGCTATCTCGCTCAGTTGCTCTCGTATCCGTGCCGCATCCCGGCCCCACAGGTCGTCGAGGGCGACCACACTGTGATCCGACTCCGCTGGGTGGGCACCCAGCACGGCGCGCGCGACCACCGGAGACAAGCGCACCTCCACGCACTCGATGTTCTTGCCCCGCATATGAACCGAGCCGGGCGCAAGCCCCCCAACGAAACTGCCTCGCTGCTGTCGATCGGTAGCACCGTACATCACGAGCGAACCGTCCCCGAACTCGAGAACCAGCGTGACCGATGGATGCGGGATCACCCGCAACTCGATCGAGTCCGTACTCCGATCGCGAAATCCGGCCATCCTGACGCCAGCCACTCGGCTCGGCCGCGTCGGACGGGCGATATCCCAGGCTTCAGCAGCCCGAACAGTCGCAACCTCACACTCGTGTCCGGTCGATCGCATCGTCCCATGCTACGAGCAGCACCCAACCGGAGCTCATTCCGAGACCCGCTGATCGACAACGCAATACACAAATATCGGCACTACCAGGGGGGTGTTGGCCAACGCCCAGCTGCGCGAAACGCTCTCGGCTGGTTGGTCTTCGGGCAGGGTGTGCGGCCATCACCACCACACACGTCACCGATTCGACACGATTGCATGCACGCGCATACAGTGGCGTTGGTGACCGACATGAGGAAAGATGTGGAGACAATCGCTCGGCTGGAGAGTGAGCGCTTCGATGCGGTACTCGCCGGTGATGCCGACAAGCTGGCGGTGCTGTGTCATCCGCGGTTGAGCTACACCCACACCAACGGCGCGACCGACACCTATGAGTCCTATCTGCGTAAATGCCGTGCGGGTGCGTGGGACTTCCATCGCATCGACCACCCGATCCATCGAATCGAGGTGGTGGGAGATACCGCGGTCGTGCTCGGCGAAATGACGGCCGACTTCACGTCCGGCGGAGACGAGAAGCGCTTGGACAATGTCACTTTGGCGGTATGGTCGCGCGACGGCGCGGACTGGCGGCTGCTCGCCATGCATCCCACCCCGAAGTCGACGGAGGTTCGCGAGATCGACTGACGGCCAACGGTTTCTGCTCCGCGACCGCCGTCACCAGGTGACCGCCCGGGCGAAGCACATCGAGCGACCGCTCGACGATGCCGCCGCCCGGGGGAACAGCGGCGGACCGATCAGCGGAAACTCACCGGCGCGCCTCCAACGGGTTTGATCGCGACCTCTCGAAATCGACAAGTGTGCGCCTTGGAAAACCATGCCGCCCAAGTAATCTCGACGATCGACTGACGCACGCCATGGGGCAGAAAGATTGCGCACGGTCCGTGGATCGGGCCTCGGCGACGTCGTCACTGCCACAACAGCGCGCAGGCGCTCCCGACGATAATCCTTGTCTTGACAAAAATTTAGTCCATAGCAGACTACTGAGACGCTGCCGCCTCACTCCTGACCGAGACAGTATCGAGAAACGAACCCGACGACACCTTTCGAGGAGACCCGCATGCGTACCCTGATCAGCACCGCTTTCATTTCCGTCGACGGCGTCGTGGAGGGTCCCGGTGGCGAACCCGGCTATCGCAACTCGGGATGGACCTTCAAAGACGTCCAATTCCTGCCCGAGGCATACGAAATCAAAGGACGCGAGCAGAAGGAATCCACCGCGATCCTGATGGGACGGGTCAGCTACCAGGCATTCAGCCCGGTGTGGCCGGATATGGAGGAGTTCGCCGACTACAAGACGATGCCGAAGTACGTCGTCTCCACCACCCTCACCGACGAGGACCTGGTCGCCGATTGGGGCGAGACCACGATCCTGCGTTCGATCGACCAGGTCGCCACCCTGAAGGAGACCGACGGCGGCCCGATCATCATCCACGGCAGCGCCGCCCTCAACCGGAGCCTCTCGGACGCGGGCCTGATCGACCGCTACCACCTGCTCGTCTTCCCGGTGCTGCTCGGCGCGGGCAAGCGCCTGTTCAGCACCGCCGACAAAGACACCCGGAAACTGAAGCTCGTCGAATCCCAGGCCTACGCCAACGGCGTGCAGAAAAACATCTTCGACGTCATCCACTGACCACTCCAACAGCCATGAAACTCGACGACACCGCACGCAAGCTTGTCGGTTCCACACCCGCGACGGTGGTCACGGTCAATCGCGATGGCAGTCCACAGGTCCTGCGTCGGTCTACGACTTGGCCGACGAGGTGATCGGCGATCCGGCCGTGGTCCTGGAGTCCGGCATCCCTGGATAGTCGGGCAGATCGAGGCCGTTGATCGCGCGCTCGATCAACTCGGGGGACCACTCGGGCTCCGTGCTCGTCCCTGTGCCGACAAGCATGCGCGCGTGCAGCCGCCCGATCTCCTGGTTGGCCTCGACGAACGAGCGCATCCGCGCCTCGTAGCCCGCGAATCCCGCCTCCGGGTCCCATCCGGCGGCGGCCAGCTCCCCGGCCAGCAGATAAGCACCGACCAAAGCCAGCCCGGTGCCCTGCCCGGACATCGGCGACGAGCTGAATGCCGCGTCCCCGAGCAGCGCCACCCGCCCGCTCGACCAACGGTCCATCACCACCTGGGCGACCTGGTCGAGGTAGAAGTCCGGGGAATCGTCCAGGTGCGCGAGGATACGCGGGGCCATCCAGCCCATTCCGGCCATCCGCTCGCGCAGCAGGCTCTTCTGGGCCTCGATGTCGCGGTAGTCGACATCGAAATCCGCTGCGGGGAAAGTGAACATGGCCATTGCCCGGGTGGCGTCCCGGATGGGGCGCAGACCGGCCGAGCGACCGGACTCCTGGTAGTCGAGCAGCCAGCGGTCCAGCCCGAACTCGTTGGGCACACTGTAGAAGGCCAGCACCAGTCCGAGGTGGCGGACGAACCGCTCCCGCGGCCCGAAAACCATTGCGCGCAATGCCGAATGCAGTCCGTCCGCCCCGATCACCAGATCGAAGCGCCGCCGGTCGCCACTCGCGAAGATCACGTCGACACCGTCCGGGTCCTGGGTGAGTTCGGCGATCCGGTCGCCGAAGAGGTAGTCGACACCGTCGCGGGTGTGGTCGTAGAGCACCCGCGACAGATCCCCGCGCAAGATCTCGATCTCCGAGATGAACCCGTCGCCGCCGTCGTCGTCCGCACGATAGGTCTCCAGCACGTTCCCGTCCGCGTCCACGATGTGCGCGCCCGCAGTCTCGGTGCGCGCCGCGCGCACCGCCGCGTCCAACCCCATTCGCCGGATGACCTCCCTGGTAACCCCGCGCGCATCCACCGCCTGCCCGCCCGGCCGCAGCCCGGAGGCCCGCTCCACCACGGTCACCTCGGCCCCCCACCGCCGCAGCCAGTGAGCCAGCGCAGGCCCCGCAATGCTCGCTCCCGCCACCAACACCCTGATACCGCTCATTACGTCTCCTACTCCCCCATCCGGTGTATCCAGAGGTATCGACGGCCGATCCACGAAAAATTCATCGGTGCCGCCGAGGATATCCCACGCGAACAACCTGAACTCAGCGCTAGCGTGCGTCGGAAGACCTGTCGCCCAACCAATTCGGGCCATGGGCCAACGCGCGCCATGCTCGGCGGCCGTTATCGAATGTCCGGTTCGTTCTCGATCCTGTCGGCGTGGCGGGTGTTGGCGGCACGCCAGGACTCGACCATTGCCGTGCCGCCGTGGCCTTCGCCCTCCTCGAGGATGAGCTCGCTGCCGGGCCAGGCGCGGTGCAGTCGCCAGGCGATGACCGCGGGACTGCTGACGTCGTGGCGGCCGTGGATCAGTGTGCCCGGGATGCCGTGCAGGCGGTCCGTGCGCTCGAGGATCGGCGGCGTCAGGAAGGCGTCATGGGCCCAGTAGTGGGTGACCAGCGTCGCGAACAGTTCCCGGAACTCGTCGTCTTCCCAGCGGGGATTCCGTTGCACGCCACCGGTTCCGATCGAGATGTGGTGGTCTTCCCACTCCACCCAGGCGCGTGCCGCGGCACTGCGGATCGCCGGGTCCGCATGCGTCGTCAACTGCGCATAGGCCGCGATGAGACGCCCGTTACCGCGGCGATAGCCGATGCCAGCCTGCTCGGCATGGGTGGCCAGGCGATCCCAGGCTTCGGGATAGATCGCGCCCACCGTCTCGGTGATCCAGTCCACGGCGAAGCGGTCGGTGGTGGTGACCGCCACCAGCACGATGCCGCGCACCCGCTCGGGGTGAGCCTGCGCGTAGGCCAGCGCCAGCGTCGTACCCCACGAGGCCCCGTTGACCAGCCACCGATCGACCTGAAGGTATTCGCGAAGCCGCTCCATGTCCTCGATGAGGTGAGCCGTCGTGTTCTGACCCAGGTCGTAGCCCGCAGTCGTGGCGAGCGGCGTCGACCGCCCACAACCCCGCTGATCGAAGCCGATAATACGAAACCTCGTGGGAGCGAACTTGTTTCGGTACCCACCGGCACCGAGCCCACCCCCCGGACCCCCATGCAGATACACGGCGGGGATCCCGTCGGGACTTCCCGACTCTTCCCAATAAATCTCGTGACCGTCCCCGACCGCCAACAGCCCAGCGTCCCGGACTTCTCCGTTGTCAACCACGGATGGCGACGCTACCGAACACAACTCCCAACGTACAGGTCACGGCCGTCCCTCCTTGCCGTCGTAACGCCGCCCGTCACGCGAAAACCTGTGTCACCGCGTCCCCTCGATCCTCCTGCTCAGTCCACCCCGAGATCGACAGCAGATTCACATTGAGATTGCGCAGCGAAGCCGGAGGCGTCATGCACAGCATTCTGTCCCCCGCCCCGATGCATACGACCGTCGAATCGACACGGCAGGCGTAGCGATTCGGCCCTGTCGCGCAGTCGATGGCGTTGGCCAGCAACATGTTTCGATAAGCACCGGCCGCAGCATCCTGGGCCACAATGGCGACGATCTCTAAATCGTAACGCCCACAGCCGATTCCGTCATACTATCGCTCTACCCAATGCCGCACGTTACCACCGAATCCGAGGCACCGTACAGCCCCTATGTGACCTCTTGATGTCGTTCCGGACGACGATGCATGATCAAGTCGTAAACCGTTGGAACACAGCGAAAGTGCCCACCAGACGGTATCCGATGTGCATCGAGATCCCGCGACGCACGCCGATTTCGTTCTGGGGCGCGGGGAAGGGGACGAGCAGATGAAGCAGACCGCCAGCACCCGCAAGGATCGTCCGGAGCCGACTGATCTCCGAAAACGGGTGCACGAGTTGATGTCCGGCCTGCACGAGGTGCTCGCGGACCTGGTCCGCATCAAGTCGGTCAGCGCGGACCCGCCGCCGCAGGACGTGGTCGACTGCTGCGATGCCGTCGTCTCGGTATTCCAGGAGGCGGGGATCGCCTCGGCGCGGCGAGACACCATCACCTACAACGGCAATCAGACCGCTCCCCTGATGTTCGCGGATCACTCCGCCGCCACCGACGATGCCCCGACCGTGCTGATCTACTCCCACTACGACGTGCAACCTGCGAAGCAGTCCGACGGCTGGGGCGGTGACCCGTTCCAGCCGTGGGAGCAGCCCGACGGCGCCGACACTCGGCTCTACGGGCGCGGCGCGGCCGACGACAAGTCCGGGATCTGCATGCACCTGGGCGTTGTGCGCGCGTTCGCGGGCCGTCCGCCGGTGCATCTCAAATTCGTCTTCGAGGGCGAAGAGGAGCTGGGGCGCGGGGTTTTGGAGGACTACCTCAACGATCCCGACACACACGACGACCGGTTCACCGCCGATCTGGTGGTGGTCGCCGACACCGGCAATGTGCGCCTCGGCGTCCCGACGCTGACCTCCACCCTGCGTGGGATCTCCGTCTTCGACGTCGAAGTCGCCACACTCGACGCCCCGGTCCACAACGGCATGTACGGCGGACCGGCGCCGGACGCCTTCATGGTGCTGGTGCGCCTGCTCGCGTCCCTGCACGACGACTCGGGCAATGTCGCTGTGGCGGGTCTGGATACCGCCGACGTCTCGTGGACGCCCGTGGACGAGAAGCAGTTTCGTCAGGATGCTCGGCTGCTGCCCGAGGTGCCCCTCGTGGGCAGTGGGACGCTCGCTCAGCGACTGTTCGGCAAACCGGCGATCAATGTCGTCGGCTTGGACGGCGTGAATTCGATGTCCGAGGCGTCGAACGCGTTGCGCCCCAAGGCAACCGCCCGGATCAGCGTGCGGCTGGCACCGTCGCAGGATCCGGAGCAGGCCCGCAAGGCCCTCCGGCAGCACCTGGAGAGCAGGATGCCGTGGGGCGTGCGGCCCAAGGTCACCTTCGTCACCGATGGTGCGGGTTTCCTGGCCGACGAGGGCGGCGCCTACTACCGGCTCGCGAGCGAGGCGATCGCCGAGGCGTACGAATCCGACACCGTCCGAACCGGTCAGGGCGGCTCGATCCCGCTGGTGCACGCCTTCCACAAGGTCAACCCGAACGCGGGCATCGTGCTGTGGGGCTGCGAGGAGCCCCGGGCCGCCATCCACGGGGTCGACGAAAGCGTCAGCTACGCCGAGTTCGAGCACATGACGCTCGCCGAGGCACTGCTGCTGCAGAAGATCGCTGATTCACCGAATCGAGGAGGAACCCGATGACGCAGGCACAGACCCGTCCGAATTTCCCTTACGGGCCGGACGGCACACCCTGGTCGGAGCTGCTGACCTCGGCCGGTCTGGTCGACCGCCCCGACCTGGTCACCGATCCGCGATTGAACCCGGTCGAGGTCTATCAGACCGGTGACGGCCCCGACCCCGCGCAGTTCCAGCTGCCCGCCACCGGGCTGACCGAGAAGCAACGGCGTAGGGCGCTCGACACTTTGGACGACTACCTCGAGACCAAGCGCGACCATTTCCTGGGCTATCAGGTCAACTGCGCACTGGACTATCGAACCGATCTCGCGCGGTTCATGGACCACCCCATCAACAATGTCGGCGACCCTTATACCTCGGGCGGCCTGAAGGTCAACAGCAAAGCGGTCGAGCAGGCCGTACTCGACTACTTCGCCGCTCTGTGGCGGGCCGAGTGGCCGCATCGTCCGGACGAAGGGAACAGCTACTGGGGCTACATGCTGTCCATGGGGTCCACCGAGGGCAATATGTATGCGCTGTGGAATGCGCGAGACTACCTCGGCGGCAAGGCATTGATCGCCGATCCGAGCCACTCGACAACCGTGAACTCGAAGAACGAGGTCGTTCCCGATCTCGTCTATGTCCAGGCGAAGACACCGGAGCACTCACCGAACTATTACAAGCCGATCGCGTTCTTCTCCGAGGACACCCACTATTCGTTCACCAAGGCGGTGCGGGTGCTGGCGGTGGACACCTTCTCGGCAGCCGGTCAGCGCGACTACCCCGGCGAATGCCCGATCACCTCCGACGGCGCGTGGCCTGCCGAGGTCCCCTCCCATGACAGCGGCGCGATCGACGTGGCCAAGCTCGTCGTGCTGGTCGAATTCTTCGCCGAGCGCGGGCATCCGATCATGGTCAGCCTCAACTACGGCAGCACCTTCAAGGGCGCGTACGACAATGTCCAACTGGTCTGCGAGAAGCTGTATCCCGTCTTCGAGCGATACGGTCTGCTGGAGCGGGACGTCGAATACGCCCCGGGACAGCACAGCAGGCGGCACGGCTTCTGGATTCACGTGGACGGCGCGCTGGGCGCCGCCTACATGCCGTTCCTGCGGATAGCCGCGAACAGCCCGGAATATCAATACGTCCCCGAGGCCCCGATTCCGGAGTTCGACTTCTCCCTCACGGTCCACGGCATGAAGATGGTGGCGTCGATCGCGATGAGCGGGCACAAGTGGATCGGCGCGCCGTGGCCGTGCGGTATCTATATGACCAAGGTGAAATACCAACTGCAGCCACCGGATTCCCCCGTGTACATCGGCTCGCTGGATACGACGTTCGCCGGTTCCCGCAACGGGTTCTCCCCGCTGATCCTGTGGGACTTCCTGGCCAAGCATTCCTATGATGCGCAGATCTCGCTGGCCCGCGAGGCCCAGGACCTCGCGGTCTACCTCGAAGACCAGCTCCGGAAGCTGGCGAGCCACCTCGAGCGGGACCTGTTGGTGGCGCGTACTCCATTGGCTCTCACCGTGCGGTTCCGCAAACCCAATGATCGAATCATCGCGCGGTACTCGTTGTCCACCGAGTCATTACTGCTCGAGCCCGGAAACCCGGCGAGCCGACAGGATTACGCGCACGTGTTCACGATGATCGGCACCGAGCGCGAGGTGATCGACCGGCTGATCAAGGATCTGCACGCCCCGGATGCCTTCCCGGAGACCGAACCGATTCTCGGGGCACCTCCCGCGGCGGCGGAGCCGCCGTCCGGCATCGTCCCGATCGCATACCAACCGGCCGATCAAGGCGGATTCGCCTGAGCCCGAACCAGGGAGCAGATATGCACGTCGTCATTCCCCTCTTCCCCCGGTACACCACACTCGACGCGATCGGCCCGTATGAGGTCCTCCGCTTCATCCCCGATGCCGAGATCACTTTCGCCGCAGTGGAAACCGACCCGGTCCCCGCTGATAGTGGTGCCCTGGCGATTACCGACACCACCCCGCTCGACGAGATCGAAACCTGTGACATCGTGGTTGTCCCGGGAGGTCCGGGTAGCCGAGCAGAGAATAAGCGGTTGGTTGACTGGCTGAAAATGATCCACCCGAAAACCCGGTGGACCACTTCGGTGTGCACGGGTGCCCTTGTGCTCGGCTCGGCCGGTTTGCTCAACGGAATCGACGCGGCGACGCACTGGAACCCGAAAGTGGTGGAGCGCTTGAAAGAACTCGGCGCGCGGTATGTCCCGGACCGCGTTGTCGTCAACGAAGAGCACCGGATCGTCACCTCGGCCGGTGTCTCGGCCGGAATCGACATGGCACTCGATTTGGCCGCCCGGCTCACAGCCCAAATGACCGCCGAGGCAATTCAACTCGCGATCCAGTACGACCCGCAGCCGCCGTTCGACTGCGGTTCCCCGGACAAGGCCACCGAGGACGTACAGCAACGCGCCCTCGAGCTCCTCGGTTCGGCAACTGTCTAACATCCATGGACGCAAGAATGCCGCTCGGCCCGCGAGAGGGTCGAGCGGCCCGAATTGTCTTACAACCGCTGTGCCTGAACGATCCATACCGGCATGAGCACCCGCCCCTTGGGATCGGTCACCACATCCGGGTAGTGCGTCACGAACTCGCGGGCGGACTCGGTCACCGCTGCCAGCTCACCATGATGCAGGTCGGTGATCGTCCAGCCGCCGGTAGTCAGGGTATCGCGAATAGTGTTCTCCGGCACGGGAATCGGTGCGGGTAGCCCGCCGACGGTCTGGTCGGAGAAACACAGCATGTTCAGCCGTGCACCGGGTTTCGTGGCTCGATGCAGGGCCGTAATGTACTGCGCGCGTTGCTCATCGGTGAGGCAGTGGTAGAGCGCGCTGTCGAGCACCGTATCGAACCGGTCGTCGAAGCCGGTGAGGCTGGTGGCGTCCGCGACGGTGAATCCGACATCCACCCCGCGCGCCGCCGCCCGTCGGCGTGCCTGTTCGATGGCGGGCGCGGCGGCGTCGATCGCGGTCACCCGGTATCCCCGCTGGGCGAGGTAGATCGCGTTGTCGCCGAGGCCGCAGCCGACATCGAGCACCGCGCCGGATACTCGTCCGGCCCGCTCGAACGCCACGACGGCCGATTGTGGCTCGCCGATATCCCAGGGCACCGTGGTGGTCGTGTACCAGTCATCGAAATCCAAGGTCATGAGTCCAGCTCATCCGGTCGGACGGTGCACCGCCAGGAAGCAAGCTCTTTCTCCCGGATTCCGTCACGAAATAAGATCGGATGATGGAATCCGTCACCCTCGATGAGCTGGATCGTGGACTGGTGCATGCATTGCAGATCGATGGCCGGGCACCGTTCAGCCGGATCGCCGAGGTGCTCGGCAGTTCCGAAAACACCGTGGCCCGCCGATACCGGCGATTGCGGGCGGCCGGAGTGCTGCGGGTGGTCGGCGCGGTGGACAACACCCCGACGGGTCACCCGACGTGGGTCCTGCGGATGCGGTGCACACCCGACGCGACCCGGACCATCAGCGAGGCATTGGCCCGCCGCGCCGACACCCACTGGGTGCACGTCCTGTCCGGCGGCACCGAGATTTCCTGCGCCACCTCCGCCGCGACGCCCGAGGCGCTGGTGGACAAGCTGCCGCGCGCCAACCGGATTCTGGCCGTGTCCGGGCACTGGCTGCTGCACGGGTTCGTCAACCCGCAAGGCTGGGGCGCACTGTCCTGCCTGACCCCGCACCAGGCCGACCGCCTGCGGCCGGAGCCACCCGAGCCGGACACCCGGGCGTGCGCGGTGGACGAGACCGACCAGGCATTGCTGTCGGCACTATCCATCGACGGCCGCGCCGGTTACGCGGCGTTGGCGGCCCACACGGGATGGTCGGAATCGACTGTGCGGCGGCGCATCGAGCAGCTGCGGCGCACCGGCATCCTCGGGTTTCAGGTCGACGTCGTGCCCGAGGCATTGGGTTATCACGCGTCGGCCCGACTGTGGCTGTCGGTACGGACCTCAGCCCTGACCACGGTCGGACAGACGCTCGCCGGACACCCCGAGGTCCAATTCGCCGCCGTCACCACCGGCCCGACCAATATGCTCGTCGGCGTCGTCTGCCGCGACTCTCGCGACCTCTACCGATACCTGACCGACCGAATCGGCCCACTGGACGCCGTCGGCCACCTGGAAACGGCACCGGTGGTACGCACCCTCAAACGCACCGGAACCCTCCTCCCGTCGTGACGTAAAGCCCCTCGTCGCTTAGGATTTCGGCACCACGACCGCTGATTCACCCGGTGTCGCACACAATCTCGTGACCAGATCGACCCACATCTCCGGGTCGGTCGACCACAGACTGTGGGCAACCCCGGGAACTTCCTCGAACCTGCCATGCGGCACCAACGCCGCCAGCTGCCGCAGCGGCCACGAGGGACGGATATCGTGCTGCGCGGCAACCCGACGCTGCACAGCGCTACCACTCTATGGCTGTCCGGCGTTCCGACATAGTGAATGTCCCGCGCCACAACAGATCTGGCCCTGCCGTTGGACCCGTATGCCGCATGTCTACTCACGCCCATGGACTACCGTGCGGACGGTGAGCACGGACCAAGACTGGTTGACCAACACCCGAGCCTCCTACGACACGGTCGCAGCCAGCTACGCCGATCGAGTATCGGTTGCGGCCCCGGCCATATCACCGCCTACCTACACAAGCTGGGCATCGACGCCTTCGGAATCGACCTCTCTCCCGGAATGATCGAGATAGCACGACGCGATCACCCGGACGTATGGTTCGAGGTAGGTTCGATGACCGATCTGAACCTACCGCCCGCTTCGCTGACCGGCCTACTCGCCTGGCAGTCGTTGATTCACATCCCCGACAACGAGATACCGACCGTACTCGGACACTTCCATCGAGCATTGCGCCCAGGCGCACCGCTGCAACTCCTGTTCCACACCGGCACCGAGTCGCAGTGGAAGACCGAGGGCTATGGCGGCCATCCAATGAAGGTCCACATCCACCGCCGCCAGCCGGACCGAATCACCATCTGGCTCCGCAACGCCGGATTCGACGTCGAGGCTGAGCTGCTGCTCACCCCGAAAGGTCAAGCGCCACAAGCCTTTCTATTCGCGCGCCGTGAATCCCGGTAGGGCTCTCGTACCGACGGTCGGCCTCCGCTCAATGCTGATGGGTGCGGAAGTGTCGGTGAACTTCGCGCCGGTACGTGCCGACGACACAAGCCCATCCGGTCAGGGCGGTCAGTGCGGTTACGGCGGCGACCAGCAGCGGTGTCACGACTTGGGTCCTACTCTTGTCGGCGCGGGGGAAGCGGGTGTGACAGCGTCGTCCATGATCTCGGTCCACCAGTGCTGTAAGGGGCTGGGATCGGGCCAGTACAAGACCGGGGGTTCCTCACCGGTCGGCGGCACCGGACTCGAAGCGGCGGAAGTGTTCATCAAAGCGTTGTCCTTCGGCACCATGAGTTACGGGTATGGCATCCGGACGGGCCCGGCGCGGTATCGACCGGGCCCGCCCATGCAGCGATGTACCTCCCGCGCGGCGGCGGATGCCCGACCTGTGAGTGCACGGTGCCCGTCGGGATCCTGGGAGGACGAGCCGACGTCTGCACGGGCGTGCCCGATACACAGGCGGCATTACCGCCGACCGCGGGGAATGTAATGCGTTGCGTGAGAAGGGCATCACCTCGCTCTCGCGTATCCGGTTACCGGGAAGAGCCCAGTGCGTATGCGAGTGCCCGCGGGGACTGATTTCGGGCTCGACGCACCGGCGGCGGCCGACGCGAGGGGCAGGTCGCGTCGACTTCGCGGATCAGGCGTTGATCGCCTGACGTTCCTGGTCGTGGCGGGTGATCTCGATCTTGCGGGGCTTGGCCTTCTCCGCGATCGGGATCGTCAACCGCAGCACTCCGTCGCGGTAGTCGGCGCGGATGGCGTCGGTGTCGAGGTTGTCCCCCAGGAACAGTTGACGGCCGAACACACCGCGAGTGCGTTCCGCCGCGACCATCGACCGGCCGGATTCCAGCTCCGGGCGCGAGGCACGCACGGTCACCACGTTGCGTTCCACATCCAGATCCAGCGAGCCCGGGTCGATGCCGGGCAGATCGAACTCCGCGACGAACTCGTCCCCCTCGCGCCAGGCATCCATCGGCATCGTGACCGGACGGGCCGGTGTCCCGAATACCTGCTGGGTCAGACGATCCAGATCGCGGAAGGGATCGGTGCGCATCAACATGGTCGCCACCTCCAGTTCACTCCGTTCTCGCTCGAAGAGAAACCAGATAACCTATGTCACCTGACACAGATATTTTTTAGCACTCACCACAGGAGAGTGCAAGAACTAGGCTGAGGTACCCCGGAGCGGAGACGGCGAGGAGTTGAGATGGGCACGGACGGACACGACCACCACCTACCCGGATCGGACCGGGCGGTATACGCAATCTCGGTGGCGGCCGAGCTGTCCGGAATCGCGATCCAGACCCTGCGCCTCTACGAGCAGCGCGGCCTGATCACCCCCGCCCGAAGCCCCGGCGGCACCCGCCGCTACAGCGGCAACGACCTGGCCCGCCTACACCGCATCACCACCCTGGCCGAACACGGAATCAACCTCGCAGGCATCGGCCGCATCCTCGACCTCGAAGACGCCAACACCGCCTTACGGAACGCCAACACCGCACTGGAGGCAGAACGAGACGGGCTGCACGGCGGTTAGGCGTTGGAAGGCCCTGTCGCACAACCAATCTGCATGTTCGATCAACGAGCGCCACTCGGAATGACAGGACGACCCACAAACGCGCGCATCAGCGCATCCCTCGAAACATCGTTGTTGCGGCCCACATTGGAAGCACACGGCCGAGTGCCCATGAACCACGGCATGATTGGCCGATGGAGTTCCAACCGGCGGTGTCGGCCCCGTCCGACAGCCACCGTTTCGTCATCATGTCGAACCTGAGGCAATGCGCTACGAGTTCCCGAGGGAAGGCAAAATCGTCCTATCGTTCCACGGACCCGATGCGATGTTGGCCGAGCTGGCCCACTACCCGGATGCGGTCGTTATCTGGCGACCAGCGGATACCGAGGTCTGGGCCTCGGCACCGACGGAAAGCCACTGGGTCAACCGCACCGACAGGTAATCGAGCGCCTTTTCTACGACCGATCCGGGCCGGGCGACGCTTCTCGGTGAGCAAGCCCTGCCAGTTCGAGCGGGAGGCTCTTATCGCCGACGTCGCATTCGTCTCCTTGCCGAATATTCTGTGCCACAGTCGCTCTCGCTACGCAGGCTGCCCTCTCGGCGGCAT from Nocardia terpenica includes the following:
- a CDS encoding Hsp20/alpha crystallin family protein; amino-acid sequence: MEVATMLMRTDPFRDLDRLTQQVFGTPARPVTMPMDAWREGDEFVAEFDLPGIDPGSLDLDVERNVVTVRASRPELESGRSMVAAERTRGVFGRQLFLGDNLDTDAIRADYRDGVLRLTIPIAEKAKPRKIEITRHDQERQAINA
- a CDS encoding pyridoxal-dependent decarboxylase, whose amino-acid sequence is MTQAQTRPNFPYGPDGTPWSELLTSAGLVDRPDLVTDPRLNPVEVYQTGDGPDPAQFQLPATGLTEKQRRRALDTLDDYLETKRDHFLGYQVNCALDYRTDLARFMDHPINNVGDPYTSGGLKVNSKAVEQAVLDYFAALWRAEWPHRPDEGNSYWGYMLSMGSTEGNMYALWNARDYLGGKALIADPSHSTTVNSKNEVVPDLVYVQAKTPEHSPNYYKPIAFFSEDTHYSFTKAVRVLAVDTFSAAGQRDYPGECPITSDGAWPAEVPSHDSGAIDVAKLVVLVEFFAERGHPIMVSLNYGSTFKGAYDNVQLVCEKLYPVFERYGLLERDVEYAPGQHSRRHGFWIHVDGALGAAYMPFLRIAANSPEYQYVPEAPIPEFDFSLTVHGMKMVASIAMSGHKWIGAPWPCGIYMTKVKYQLQPPDSPVYIGSLDTTFAGSRNGFSPLILWDFLAKHSYDAQISLAREAQDLAVYLEDQLRKLASHLERDLLVARTPLALTVRFRKPNDRIIARYSLSTESLLLEPGNPASRQDYAHVFTMIGTEREVIDRLIKDLHAPDAFPETEPILGAPPAAAEPPSGIVPIAYQPADQGGFA
- a CDS encoding class I SAM-dependent methyltransferase, whose product is MDYRADGEHGPRLVDQHPSLLRHGRSQLRRSSIGCGPGHITAYLHKLGIDAFGIDLSPGMIEIARRDHPDVWFEVGSMTDLNLPPASLTGLLAWQSLIHIPDNEIPTVLGHFHRALRPGAPLQLLFHTGTESQWKTEGYGGHPMKVHIHRRQPDRITIWLRNAGFDVEAELLLTPKGQAPQAFLFARRESR
- a CDS encoding Lrp/AsnC family transcriptional regulator; translation: MESVTLDELDRGLVHALQIDGRAPFSRIAEVLGSSENTVARRYRRLRAAGVLRVVGAVDNTPTGHPTWVLRMRCTPDATRTISEALARRADTHWVHVLSGGTEISCATSAATPEALVDKLPRANRILAVSGHWLLHGFVNPQGWGALSCLTPHQADRLRPEPPEPDTRACAVDETDQALLSALSIDGRAGYAALAAHTGWSESTVRRRIEQLRRTGILGFQVDVVPEALGYHASARLWLSVRTSALTTVGQTLAGHPEVQFAAVTTGPTNMLVGVVCRDSRDLYRYLTDRIGPLDAVGHLETAPVVRTLKRTGTLLPS
- a CDS encoding MerR family transcriptional regulator, with product MGTDGHDHHLPGSDRAVYAISVAAELSGIAIQTLRLYEQRGLITPARSPGGTRRYSGNDLARLHRITTLAEHGINLAGIGRILDLEDANTALRNANTALEAERDGLHGG
- a CDS encoding class I SAM-dependent methyltransferase, with protein sequence MTLDFDDWYTTTTVPWDIGEPQSAVVAFERAGRVSGAVLDVGCGLGDNAIYLAQRGYRVTAIDAAAPAIEQARRRAAARGVDVGFTVADATSLTGFDDRFDTVLDSALYHCLTDEQRAQYITALHRATKPGARLNMLCFSDQTVGGLPAPIPVPENTIRDTLTTGGWTITDLHHGELAAVTESAREFVTHYPDVVTDPKGRVLMPVWIVQAQRL
- a CDS encoding DJ-1/PfpI family protein, giving the protein MHVVIPLFPRYTTLDAIGPYEVLRFIPDAEITFAAVETDPVPADSGALAITDTTPLDEIETCDIVVVPGGPGSRAENKRLVDWLKMIHPKTRWTTSVCTGALVLGSAGLLNGIDAATHWNPKVVERLKELGARYVPDRVVVNEEHRIVTSAGVSAGIDMALDLAARLTAQMTAEAIQLAIQYDPQPPFDCGSPDKATEDVQQRALELLGSATV